Proteins encoded together in one Sinorhizobium meliloti window:
- a CDS encoding AraC family transcriptional regulator, translating into MGTSCTAYHKDAGAADRLRQEVAAGCPGVDRPRLCLPALAQTSGIYREQSPPAALASYFKCLWLHRMPDGAPSTIAVVPDGCSDIIWSSKGLAIVGPDRVAAFPKLPAGETIIGARFRIGAAAPWLRTPLREITGQTVPLHLVWGPAANEIEERMREAASTPERLGVLAAALLGRLSAGAEPPPPDIAACVAHLQLDRLTLDDPVRTLVREIGTSERTFRRLCHEHLGYGAKTLDRILRLQRFLAACRARPGDTLANIAADAGYADQAHLAREARGLTSFTPREIQRQLAARFGLGRVENSHITD; encoded by the coding sequence ATGGGAACGTCCTGCACCGCATACCACAAAGACGCTGGCGCCGCCGACCGGCTCCGGCAGGAGGTTGCGGCCGGCTGTCCAGGCGTCGATAGGCCGAGGCTCTGCCTTCCCGCGCTCGCCCAGACGAGCGGAATCTACCGCGAGCAGTCGCCCCCTGCGGCGCTCGCCTCCTACTTCAAATGCCTCTGGCTGCACCGCATGCCCGACGGCGCCCCCTCGACCATCGCCGTCGTCCCGGACGGTTGCAGCGACATCATCTGGTCGTCGAAGGGGCTGGCCATCGTCGGTCCCGACAGGGTCGCCGCCTTTCCGAAGCTTCCTGCCGGCGAAACCATCATCGGCGCTCGGTTCCGGATCGGCGCGGCGGCGCCGTGGTTACGCACGCCGCTCCGCGAAATCACCGGCCAAACGGTGCCGCTCCATCTCGTCTGGGGTCCGGCTGCGAACGAAATCGAGGAGCGGATGCGCGAAGCAGCGAGCACGCCGGAGCGGCTCGGCGTTCTTGCTGCGGCTCTGCTTGGACGCCTATCCGCCGGCGCCGAGCCTCCGCCGCCGGACATTGCGGCTTGCGTCGCACATCTTCAGCTCGACCGGCTGACCTTAGACGATCCCGTCCGGACCCTTGTCCGTGAGATCGGTACCAGCGAGCGGACATTTCGCCGTCTGTGCCACGAGCATCTCGGCTACGGCGCAAAGACCCTCGACCGCATTCTGCGCCTGCAGCGCTTCCTGGCCGCCTGCCGCGCGCGGCCCGGGGACACGCTGGCAAACATTGCTGCCGATGCCGGCTATGCCGATCAGGCCCATCTTGCCCGGGAGGCAAGAGGGCTCACATCTTTCACGCCGCGCGAAATCCAGCGACAGTTGGCCGCGCGCTTCGGCCTTGGTCGGGTTGAGAATTCCCACATAACAGACTGA
- a CDS encoding SRPBCC family protein encodes MATMTARIIHTSIDRDWREVYAFMADHEKMPLWATGLSSGLTRDGDEWIAPGPLGNARVRFVADNEFGVVDHLVTLDNGARVHNALRVVPNGDGAEVMFTLLRQPGMTDAQFADDAAWVEKDLAALKSILETGNHKQEGGKANGQQR; translated from the coding sequence ATGGCGACGATGACGGCCCGGATTATCCACACCTCGATCGACCGCGACTGGCGCGAGGTCTATGCCTTCATGGCAGACCACGAGAAGATGCCGCTCTGGGCGACCGGTCTCTCCTCCGGGCTCACGCGCGACGGCGACGAGTGGATCGCACCCGGGCCTCTCGGCAATGCCCGCGTCCGCTTCGTCGCCGACAACGAATTCGGTGTGGTCGACCACCTCGTGACACTCGATAACGGCGCGCGCGTCCACAATGCGCTTCGCGTCGTGCCGAACGGCGACGGCGCGGAAGTCATGTTCACCCTGCTCAGGCAGCCCGGCATGACCGATGCGCAATTCGCCGATGACGCGGCCTGGGTCGAAAAGGATCTTGCCGCGCTCAAATCCATCCTGGAAACCGGTAATCACAAGCAGGAAGGCGGCAAAGCCAATGGCCAGCAAAGGTAA
- a CDS encoding VOC family protein, whose product MASKGNDKRIDYVEFNVTDIAASKAFYGSAFGWTFTDYGPEYCEFADGRLTGGFTTLGPVRSGGPLVIIYADQIEDAQRRVEAAGGKILKPIFTFPGGRRFHFADPDGYELAVWSAQ is encoded by the coding sequence ATGGCCAGCAAAGGTAACGACAAACGCATCGACTATGTCGAGTTCAATGTGACGGATATCGCCGCGAGCAAGGCCTTCTACGGCAGCGCCTTCGGCTGGACCTTCACGGATTACGGCCCGGAATATTGCGAGTTCGCCGACGGGCGGTTGACGGGCGGTTTCACCACACTTGGTCCGGTTCGCAGCGGCGGTCCGCTCGTCATCATCTATGCCGACCAGATCGAGGACGCTCAGCGACGGGTCGAAGCCGCAGGCGGCAAGATCCTGAAGCCTATCTTCACCTTCCCGGGCGGCCGGCGGTTCCATTTTGCCGACCCCGATGGCTATGAGCTGGCGGTGTGGTCGGCGCAGTAG
- a CDS encoding lipid A biosynthesis lauroyl acyltransferase has protein sequence MLITRLVLAADRFRQWSIAQFVLLLLTILKLFPPDMAINFMDRVARWIGPKTGRHKLTLINLRNAFPEKSDAEIAAIALESWGNMGRLAAEYVFLDQLFDFDPARAEPGRVEVSGIPLFLELRDNPRPFIVFTAHSGNFEMLPVAGSAFGLDVTVLFRPPNNPYLADRVFEFRKERMGNLVPSHAGSSFALARQLERGGGVGVLVDQKFRKGLKTKFFGQPVQTNPLLAKLVRQFNCEVYPARCIRLPGNRFRLELEPAVEIPRRADGSVDVTATAQMLNDKVESWVREYPGQWLWYHDRWHIKRTI, from the coding sequence ATGCTGATCACACGGCTGGTGCTTGCTGCGGATCGTTTCCGTCAATGGTCGATCGCGCAGTTCGTCCTGCTGCTTCTCACGATACTGAAGCTTTTCCCCCCGGACATGGCGATCAACTTCATGGATCGCGTTGCCCGCTGGATCGGACCGAAGACCGGTCGTCATAAGCTGACGCTGATCAATCTGCGCAATGCCTTTCCCGAGAAGAGCGATGCCGAGATCGCGGCGATCGCGCTCGAAAGCTGGGGTAATATGGGGCGGCTCGCCGCCGAATACGTGTTCCTCGATCAGCTCTTCGACTTCGATCCGGCGCGCGCGGAGCCGGGCAGGGTGGAGGTTTCGGGCATCCCTCTCTTCCTGGAGCTGCGAGACAATCCGCGGCCGTTCATCGTCTTCACGGCCCATAGCGGCAATTTCGAAATGTTGCCGGTTGCCGGCTCGGCTTTCGGCCTCGACGTGACGGTGCTCTTCCGGCCGCCGAACAATCCCTATCTCGCCGATCGGGTATTCGAATTCCGCAAGGAGCGCATGGGCAATCTCGTGCCGTCGCATGCCGGCTCCTCCTTCGCCCTTGCCAGGCAGCTCGAACGCGGCGGCGGAGTCGGCGTGCTCGTAGACCAGAAGTTCCGCAAGGGCCTGAAGACGAAATTCTTCGGGCAGCCCGTGCAGACGAACCCGCTGCTTGCCAAGCTCGTCCGCCAGTTCAATTGCGAGGTCTATCCGGCCCGTTGCATTCGCCTGCCCGGCAACCGCTTCCGGCTGGAGCTCGAGCCGGCGGTCGAAATCCCCCGCAGGGCCGACGGCAGCGTCGATGTCACGGCAACGGCGCAGATGTTGAACGACAAGGTCGAGAGCTGGGTTCGCGAATATCCGGGCCAGTGGCTCTGGTATCATGACCGCTGGCACATCAAGCGGACGATTTGA
- a CDS encoding zinc-binding dehydrogenase, translating into MRALQLLDDRKLEITDLPEPEAPGPGEVTLRVKAVALNHIDVWGWRGMAFAKRKMPLVIGAEVSGVVESIGPGVANVLPGQLVSIYGARTCGLCRPCREGRDNLCEHVGGVHGFHLDGFAQEKVNLPARLLVPAPPGVDEIGAALAPVTFGTVEHMLFDNARLEPGETILVHAGGSGIGTAAIQLAKKIGCTVITTVGSDDKIDRAKALGADHVINYRTDRFEGVVRKLTKKKGVDVVFEHVGKDTWAGSMLSMKRGGRLVTCGSTSGVSTDMNLMMLFQQQLKLLGSFGCRMENMANAMQKMGRGLVHPVIDTEVGLNDIDRALERMESRQIFGKIVLRMD; encoded by the coding sequence ATGCGCGCCCTGCAATTGCTCGATGACCGCAAGCTTGAAATCACCGATCTGCCGGAGCCGGAGGCGCCCGGTCCTGGCGAGGTGACGCTGCGGGTCAAGGCGGTCGCGCTCAATCATATCGACGTCTGGGGCTGGCGCGGCATGGCTTTCGCCAAGCGCAAGATGCCGCTCGTCATTGGCGCGGAAGTCTCCGGCGTGGTGGAGAGCATCGGTCCGGGCGTCGCCAATGTGCTCCCCGGCCAGCTCGTCTCGATCTACGGTGCGCGTACCTGCGGCCTCTGCCGCCCGTGCCGCGAGGGGCGCGACAATCTCTGCGAACATGTCGGAGGCGTCCATGGCTTCCACCTGGACGGCTTCGCGCAGGAGAAGGTCAACCTTCCGGCGCGCCTGTTGGTGCCTGCACCCCCGGGTGTCGATGAAATCGGCGCGGCGCTGGCGCCGGTCACCTTCGGTACCGTCGAGCACATGCTGTTCGACAACGCGAGGCTCGAGCCCGGCGAGACGATCCTCGTCCATGCGGGCGGATCCGGTATCGGCACGGCCGCGATCCAGCTCGCCAAGAAGATCGGCTGCACGGTCATCACCACAGTCGGATCGGACGACAAGATCGACAGGGCGAAGGCTCTCGGTGCCGACCACGTCATCAATTACCGGACCGATCGTTTCGAAGGCGTCGTGCGGAAGCTGACGAAGAAAAAGGGCGTCGATGTCGTCTTCGAACATGTCGGCAAGGATACCTGGGCGGGCTCCATGCTGTCGATGAAGCGGGGCGGACGCCTCGTCACCTGCGGCTCGACCTCCGGCGTCTCGACCGACATGAACCTGATGATGCTGTTTCAACAGCAGCTGAAACTGCTCGGCTCCTTCGGCTGCCGCATGGAGAACATGGCGAACGCCATGCAGAAGATGGGGCGCGGGCTCGTTCACCCGGTGATCGATACCGAGGTGGGGCTCAACGATATCGACCGTGCGCTGGAGCGTATGGAGTCGCGCCAGATCTTCGGCAAGATCGTGTTGCGGATGGATTGA
- a CDS encoding beta-ketoacyl-ACP synthase has translation MSKAYKDHLGRPIVAVTGMGVITSLGQGLDDNWAALTGGVSGIHRITRFPTDALSTRISGTVDFIEIPAENAVERSYAMARETTLEALAQAGLSGEFNGPLFLAAPPIEPEWNARFELADRSPPSSQPGDAYNRFLAAMRQKADPAFHEAVLFGSISERLADRFGTRGLPVTLSTACASGATAIQLGVEAIRQGRTDRALTVATDGSVSAEALIRFSLLSALSTQNEPPEKASKPFTKDRDGFVIAEGAATLVLESLEAAVARGARIYGILKGCGEKADLFHRTRSSPDGGPAIATIRAALADAGIDEAGIGYINAHGTSTPENDKMEYLSMSAVFGERLPSIPVSSNKSMIGHTLTAAGAVEAVFSLQTMLSGTLPPTINYQNPDPAIVLDVVPNVKRSQQVTAVLSNSFGFGGQNASLVMTAEPA, from the coding sequence ATGAGCAAGGCTTATAAGGACCACCTCGGCCGTCCGATCGTTGCTGTCACCGGCATGGGCGTCATCACCTCGCTCGGGCAGGGGCTCGACGATAACTGGGCGGCGCTCACCGGGGGCGTATCGGGCATCCACAGGATCACCCGGTTCCCGACCGATGCTCTTTCGACCCGCATCAGCGGCACGGTCGACTTCATCGAGATCCCTGCGGAGAATGCCGTCGAGCGTTCCTATGCGATGGCGCGCGAAACGACGCTGGAGGCCCTGGCGCAGGCCGGCCTTTCCGGCGAATTCAACGGACCGCTGTTCCTGGCGGCTCCGCCGATCGAGCCTGAGTGGAATGCCCGCTTCGAGCTTGCCGACCGATCGCCGCCGTCGAGCCAGCCGGGCGACGCCTATAACCGCTTCCTCGCGGCAATGCGGCAGAAGGCCGATCCGGCCTTCCACGAGGCCGTCCTTTTCGGCTCGATCTCGGAGCGTCTTGCCGATCGATTCGGCACGCGTGGCCTCCCGGTGACGCTTTCGACGGCCTGCGCATCCGGGGCGACCGCCATACAGCTCGGCGTCGAAGCCATCCGCCAGGGAAGGACCGACAGGGCGCTCACCGTTGCGACCGACGGCTCGGTCAGTGCCGAGGCTCTCATCCGCTTCTCGCTGCTCTCGGCGCTCTCCACACAGAACGAGCCGCCGGAAAAGGCTTCGAAGCCCTTCACCAAGGATCGCGACGGTTTCGTGATTGCGGAAGGCGCCGCGACGCTCGTGCTCGAATCGCTGGAAGCGGCGGTCGCCCGCGGCGCCCGCATCTACGGCATTCTCAAGGGTTGCGGCGAAAAGGCCGACCTCTTCCACCGCACGCGTTCCTCCCCCGATGGCGGACCGGCGATCGCGACGATCCGCGCAGCACTTGCGGATGCGGGCATCGACGAAGCCGGGATCGGCTACATCAATGCCCACGGCACCTCCACGCCCGAAAACGACAAGATGGAGTATTTGTCGATGTCCGCGGTTTTCGGCGAGCGGTTGCCGTCGATCCCGGTCTCATCCAACAAGTCGATGATCGGCCACACGCTGACGGCAGCCGGTGCGGTCGAAGCGGTCTTCTCGCTCCAGACGATGCTCAGCGGCACGCTGCCGCCGACGATCAACTACCAGAACCCCGACCCCGCGATCGTTCTGGACGTCGTGCCGAACGTAAAGCGCAGCCAGCAGGTGACTGCAGTGCTGTCGAACTCCTTCGGCTTCGGCGGCCAGAACGCCAGCCTCGTCATGACCGCCGAGCCGGCTTGA
- a CDS encoding beta-ketoacyl-ACP synthase, whose protein sequence is MRKSANDVVITGVGIVTSQGVGAEPHVALLGAAEPPEARIETERFAPYPIHPLPEIDWSQQIPKRGDQRQMENWQRLGVFAAGLALDDAGLKDNLEACGSMDMIVAAGGGERDINVDSLIVDEALKRNDRERLLNEKLTTELRPTLFLAQLSNLLAGNISIVHKVTGSSRTFMGEEAAGISAIETAFARIKAGQSSHTLVGGAFSAERLDIVLMIEAIQGHALGEWHPIWSRRPEDGGGMILGSVGAFLVLESREYAESRGARIYATIDAIGGDRGSREDGRLEARLRYLSKPALELDPQSTVVFSGTSGFHDLAGREKAFLETELAGRPVRAYGGLVGHGIEAQFPVGMVLAALSLGHAAKVPPFDPAAEAPMLAPARAAVVTTIGHSRGEGVAVLAAE, encoded by the coding sequence ATGAGGAAATCCGCGAACGATGTGGTGATCACCGGGGTAGGCATCGTGACGAGCCAGGGCGTCGGCGCCGAGCCTCACGTGGCGCTGCTCGGCGCGGCCGAGCCGCCTGAGGCTCGCATAGAGACGGAACGCTTCGCACCCTATCCGATCCATCCGTTGCCGGAAATCGACTGGTCGCAGCAGATTCCGAAGCGTGGCGATCAGCGGCAGATGGAGAACTGGCAGCGCCTCGGCGTTTTCGCTGCCGGCCTGGCGCTCGACGACGCTGGTCTCAAGGACAACCTCGAAGCCTGCGGCAGCATGGACATGATCGTCGCGGCCGGCGGCGGCGAGCGCGACATCAATGTCGACTCGCTCATCGTCGACGAGGCGCTGAAGCGCAACGACCGCGAACGGCTCTTGAACGAGAAGCTAACGACGGAACTGCGCCCGACGCTGTTTCTGGCGCAGCTTTCGAACCTTCTCGCCGGCAACATCTCCATCGTGCACAAGGTTACGGGTTCGTCGCGCACTTTCATGGGCGAAGAGGCGGCCGGCATTTCCGCGATCGAGACGGCCTTTGCCCGCATCAAGGCCGGTCAGTCGAGCCACACGCTCGTCGGCGGTGCATTTTCGGCCGAGCGTCTCGACATCGTCCTGATGATCGAGGCGATCCAGGGCCATGCGCTCGGTGAATGGCATCCGATCTGGTCGCGCAGGCCCGAGGACGGGGGCGGCATGATCCTCGGCTCCGTTGGCGCCTTCCTGGTTCTGGAGTCGCGCGAATATGCCGAGTCGCGCGGCGCCCGCATCTATGCGACGATCGATGCGATCGGCGGCGACCGCGGCAGCCGCGAGGACGGGCGGCTCGAAGCGCGCCTCAGATATTTGTCGAAACCGGCCCTGGAACTCGATCCGCAGTCGACCGTCGTCTTTTCCGGCACCTCGGGCTTCCATGACCTTGCCGGACGGGAGAAGGCGTTTCTCGAAACCGAACTCGCCGGGCGGCCTGTGCGTGCCTATGGCGGGCTCGTCGGTCACGGCATCGAGGCGCAGTTTCCGGTCGGCATGGTCCTGGCCGCGCTCTCGCTCGGACACGCAGCCAAGGTTCCGCCTTTCGACCCCGCCGCCGAAGCCCCGATGCTGGCGCCGGCCAGGGCGGCGGTCGTTACCACCATCGGCCACTCCCGTGGCGAAGGCGTCGCCGTGCTTGCCGCGGAATAA
- a CDS encoding 3-hydroxyacyl-ACP dehydratase FabZ family protein, translating into MLLEYFQMIDRVETVDLSAGRLVARSVVPEKSPVFEGHFPGYPLVPGVLLIETMAQASGFLVLAATKFAAMPFLMTVDGAKMRSFVEPNAELEIEALLEHEGSGFAVTKARIASGGKKICDAQLKLRTIPFDQVPLGDIVRKRAEELGLMAAMAGSEK; encoded by the coding sequence ATGCTCCTTGAATATTTCCAGATGATCGACCGGGTCGAAACCGTCGATCTGTCGGCAGGCCGTCTCGTGGCGCGCTCGGTCGTGCCGGAGAAGAGCCCGGTATTCGAGGGGCATTTCCCCGGCTATCCGCTGGTCCCGGGCGTGCTGCTTATCGAAACCATGGCGCAGGCTTCCGGTTTTCTCGTGCTGGCCGCCACGAAATTCGCCGCAATGCCGTTCCTGATGACGGTCGATGGTGCCAAGATGCGCAGCTTCGTCGAACCGAATGCCGAGCTTGAGATAGAGGCTCTGCTCGAGCACGAGGGATCCGGCTTTGCCGTGACGAAGGCCAGGATTGCGTCTGGCGGCAAGAAGATATGCGATGCCCAGCTGAAGCTGAGGACGATCCCGTTCGACCAGGTGCCGCTGGGCGACATCGTGCGCAAGCGTGCGGAAGAACTGGGGCTCATGGCCGCGATGGCCGGTTCGGAGAAGTGA